A window of the Serratia sarumanii genome harbors these coding sequences:
- the cycA gene encoding D-serine/D-alanine/glycine transporter produces MVDHSKIATDATPASEDHLRRNLTNRHIQLIAIGGAIGTGLFMGSGKTISLAGPSIIFVYMIIGFMLFFVMRAMGELLLSNLEYKSFSDFAADLLGPWAGFFTGWTYWFCWVVTGIADVVAITAYAQFWFPELSQWIASLLCVLLLLGLNLATVKMFGEMEFWFAMIKIVAIVGLIVAGLVMIAMQFQSPTGTVASFTHLWNDGGMFPKGISGFFAGFQIAVFAFVGIELVGTTAAETKDPEKSLPRAINSIPIRIIMFYVFALIVIMSVTPWSSVVPDKSPFVELFVLIGLPAAASVINFVVLTSAASSANSGVFSTSRMLFGLAQEGDAPKSFANLSKRAVPANGLTFSCICLLGGVVLIYLIPNVMTVFTLVTTVSAILFMFVWTIILCSYLVYRKQRPALHQKSIYKMPAGKLMCWVCMAFFVFVLVLLSLREDTRQALIVTPLWFIVLGLSYVFLRKKKTA; encoded by the coding sequence ATGGTAGATCACTCTAAAATAGCGACTGACGCGACGCCCGCTTCAGAAGATCATCTACGGCGAAACCTCACTAACCGACATATTCAACTGATCGCCATCGGCGGCGCCATCGGCACCGGTCTGTTTATGGGCTCCGGTAAAACCATCAGTCTGGCCGGCCCTTCGATCATCTTCGTGTACATGATCATCGGCTTTATGCTGTTCTTCGTGATGCGCGCCATGGGCGAGCTGCTGCTGTCCAACCTGGAATACAAATCGTTCAGCGATTTCGCCGCGGATCTGCTCGGCCCGTGGGCCGGTTTCTTCACCGGCTGGACCTACTGGTTCTGCTGGGTGGTCACCGGCATCGCCGACGTCGTGGCGATCACCGCCTATGCCCAGTTCTGGTTCCCCGAGCTGTCGCAGTGGATCGCTTCGCTGCTGTGCGTGCTGTTGCTGCTCGGCCTTAACCTGGCGACGGTGAAAATGTTCGGTGAAATGGAGTTCTGGTTTGCGATGATCAAAATCGTCGCCATCGTCGGGCTGATCGTCGCCGGGCTGGTGATGATCGCCATGCAGTTCCAATCGCCGACCGGCACCGTGGCCTCATTCACCCATTTGTGGAATGACGGCGGCATGTTCCCGAAAGGCATCAGCGGCTTCTTCGCCGGCTTCCAGATTGCGGTATTCGCCTTCGTCGGCATTGAGCTGGTGGGCACCACCGCCGCGGAAACCAAGGATCCGGAGAAATCGCTGCCGCGCGCCATCAACTCGATTCCGATCCGCATCATCATGTTCTACGTGTTTGCCCTGATCGTCATCATGTCGGTGACGCCGTGGAGCTCCGTGGTGCCGGACAAGAGCCCGTTCGTTGAACTGTTCGTGCTGATCGGCCTGCCGGCCGCGGCCAGCGTGATCAACTTTGTGGTGCTGACCTCAGCCGCCTCTTCCGCCAACAGCGGCGTATTCTCCACCAGCCGCATGCTGTTCGGGCTGGCGCAGGAAGGCGACGCGCCGAAATCGTTCGCCAACCTGTCCAAGCGCGCGGTGCCGGCCAACGGCCTCACCTTCTCCTGCATCTGCCTGCTGGGCGGCGTGGTGCTGATTTACCTGATCCCGAACGTGATGACGGTCTTCACCCTGGTGACCACCGTATCGGCGATTCTGTTCATGTTCGTCTGGACCATCATCCTGTGCTCGTACCTGGTCTACCGTAAACAGCGCCCGGCGCTGCACCAGAAATCGATCTACAAGATGCCGGCCGGCAAACTGATGTGCTGGGTGTGCATGGCGTTCTTCGTGTTCGTGCTGGTGCTGCTGTCGCTGCGCGAAGACACCCGCCAGGCGCTGATCGTCACCCCGCTGTGGTTCATCGTGCTCGGCCTGTCTTACGTGTTCCTGCGCAAGAAGAAAACCGCGTGA
- a CDS encoding DedA family protein, whose translation MDELTHIIAKYSPEPEMLLLLIFLFALGKSVIFVSSILPPASVTLLMGIVAGKHALPLGAVWAAIALGAALGSILSFHCGALLCRRDLRRRLPARFHAPLRKAQHALQKRGLPLLFASRFLAVMRYTVPLMAGMLKLPLGRVYATAALSAAAWALILMSAAHVFPVP comes from the coding sequence ATGGATGAATTGACGCACATTATCGCCAAATACAGTCCGGAGCCGGAGATGTTGCTGCTGCTGATTTTCCTGTTTGCGCTGGGTAAATCCGTGATCTTCGTTTCCTCCATCCTGCCGCCCGCTTCGGTCACGCTGCTGATGGGCATCGTTGCGGGCAAGCACGCGCTGCCCCTCGGCGCCGTTTGGGCGGCCATCGCCCTCGGCGCCGCGCTGGGATCGATCTTGTCGTTCCACTGCGGCGCGCTGCTATGCCGCCGCGATCTACGCCGCCGGCTGCCGGCACGCTTTCACGCGCCGCTGCGCAAAGCCCAGCACGCCTTGCAAAAGAGAGGGCTGCCGCTGCTGTTCGCCTCGCGTTTTCTGGCGGTGATGCGCTATACCGTACCGCTGATGGCCGGCATGCTGAAACTGCCGCTGGGGCGCGTCTATGCCACCGCCGCGCTCTCGGCTGCCGCCTGGGCGCTGATCTTGATGTCGGCTGCGCATGTATTCCCCGTACCTTGA
- a CDS encoding MFS transporter: protein MNHATYAAPALNAAIRKTWRRLVPLMFAMYFVAFIDRVNVGFAKDAMAIDIALSQSAFALGAGIFFAAYALFGIPANLLMNRWGAKRWLSATTALWGALSACTGLVTNEQQFIVLRFLLGIAEAGFYPGILLLASIYFPNKVRASVIGIFVLGVPAALTLGSPLSGALLEMHGVLGKPGWFWMFVLEGLPAVALGVFAFFYLDDSPQQARFLAEEERAALVAQLAAEQQQTETSSVKAAMRSGKVWHLALIYGTLQIGVYGLMFFLPSQVASLMGTHLGFKASLVAAIPWAFSALGVYFLPRFADRNTARRLPIAVGCMIAAALGLVVSSYAGPLLAIVALSCCAVSFLAVQPIFWTFPAQVLTGPALAAGIGFCTTLGAAFSFLAPLIRTEAEQRFHSPHAGPLVLAAFSLLCAALLWALRNRRAEVSKQDAEIAG, encoded by the coding sequence GTGAATCACGCCACCTATGCCGCTCCAGCGCTCAACGCCGCCATCCGCAAAACCTGGCGCAGACTGGTGCCCTTGATGTTCGCCATGTACTTTGTCGCCTTTATCGACAGGGTTAACGTCGGCTTTGCCAAGGACGCGATGGCCATCGATATCGCGCTGTCGCAATCCGCCTTTGCCCTGGGCGCCGGGATATTTTTTGCCGCCTATGCGCTGTTCGGCATCCCGGCCAACCTGCTGATGAACCGCTGGGGCGCCAAACGCTGGCTCAGCGCCACCACCGCGCTGTGGGGGGCGCTGTCGGCCTGTACCGGGCTGGTGACCAACGAACAGCAGTTTATCGTCTTGCGCTTTCTGCTGGGGATCGCCGAAGCCGGCTTTTACCCCGGCATCCTGCTGCTCGCGTCGATCTATTTTCCCAATAAGGTGCGCGCCTCGGTCATTGGCATTTTCGTGCTCGGCGTGCCGGCGGCCCTGACGCTCGGCTCGCCGCTGTCGGGAGCCTTGCTGGAGATGCACGGCGTGCTGGGCAAACCCGGCTGGTTCTGGATGTTCGTGCTGGAGGGGCTGCCGGCCGTCGCCCTCGGCGTCTTCGCCTTTTTCTATCTCGACGATAGCCCGCAGCAGGCCCGCTTTCTGGCCGAGGAAGAACGTGCGGCGCTGGTGGCACAGTTGGCCGCCGAACAGCAGCAGACCGAAACCAGCAGCGTCAAAGCGGCGATGAGAAGCGGCAAAGTTTGGCATCTGGCGCTGATCTACGGCACCCTGCAAATCGGCGTGTACGGCCTGATGTTTTTCCTGCCGTCGCAGGTCGCCTCGCTGATGGGCACCCATCTCGGCTTCAAGGCCTCGCTGGTGGCCGCCATTCCCTGGGCGTTCTCCGCGCTGGGCGTCTATTTCCTGCCGCGCTTTGCCGACAGAAACACCGCCAGAAGATTACCGATCGCCGTCGGCTGCATGATCGCGGCGGCGCTGGGGTTGGTGGTCTCTTCCTATGCCGGCCCTTTGCTCGCTATCGTCGCCCTGAGCTGTTGCGCAGTCAGTTTCCTGGCGGTACAGCCGATTTTCTGGACGTTTCCCGCTCAGGTGCTCACCGGCCCGGCGCTGGCGGCCGGCATCGGCTTTTGCACTACGCTCGGCGCCGCGTTCAGCTTTTTAGCCCCGCTGATCCGCACCGAGGCGGAACAGCGTTTTCACAGCCCGCATGCCGGGCCGCTGGTGCTGGCCGCTTTCTCGCTGCTGTGCGCCGCGCTGTTGTGGGCGCTCAGAAACCGGCGCGCCGAGGTGAGCAAGCAAGACGCAGAGATTGCCGGATAG
- a CDS encoding putative quinol monooxygenase: MLKVIAEDFIHPEHIATVMPWYRELVEKTRQEPLCISYELCIDQQDPGHFIFIESWPDRAALDAHCQTEHFTRLVPQINQHQRKPCTFLFMQVFPETGDK, from the coding sequence ATGCTGAAGGTCATCGCTGAAGATTTTATCCACCCGGAACACATTGCAACCGTTATGCCATGGTATCGCGAGCTGGTGGAGAAAACCCGGCAGGAACCTTTGTGCATCAGTTATGAGCTGTGTATCGACCAGCAGGATCCCGGGCATTTTATTTTTATCGAAAGCTGGCCGGATCGCGCCGCCCTGGATGCGCATTGCCAGACCGAGCATTTCACCCGGCTGGTGCCGCAGATCAACCAGCATCAGCGCAAGCCTTGCACCTTCCTGTTTATGCAGGTATTTCCTGAAACAGGTGATAAATAG
- a CDS encoding GNAT family N-acetyltransferase gives MRHLPLLTPRLRLRPFTADDLPHFTAYRSHPDVARYQSWSDYSAADAQAFFAQQRRLEFNRDDSWFQLAVERREDGALLGDIAVHFFDEGRQAELGVTFAPSHQRQGLAREALNAVIALLFGSLAKHRITAVVDARNLAAATLFGKLGFRREAHWRQNVFFKGAWGDEFGFALLQSEWRENAKHDAAE, from the coding sequence ATGCGCCATTTGCCTCTGCTGACCCCCAGACTTCGCCTGCGCCCGTTCACCGCCGACGATCTGCCCCACTTTACCGCCTACCGCAGCCACCCGGACGTGGCGCGCTATCAAAGCTGGAGCGACTACAGCGCCGCCGATGCGCAGGCCTTTTTCGCACAGCAACGGCGGCTCGAATTCAACCGTGACGACAGCTGGTTTCAACTGGCGGTCGAACGCCGCGAGGACGGCGCGTTGCTCGGCGATATCGCGGTGCATTTCTTCGATGAGGGGCGCCAGGCTGAACTGGGCGTGACCTTCGCGCCCAGCCACCAGCGTCAAGGGCTGGCGCGCGAGGCGCTGAACGCCGTCATCGCCCTGCTGTTCGGGTCGCTGGCGAAGCACCGTATTACTGCGGTGGTGGACGCGCGTAATCTTGCCGCCGCCACGCTGTTCGGCAAACTGGGTTTTCGGCGCGAGGCCCATTGGCGGCAAAACGTGTTTTTCAAAGGCGCGTGGGGCGACGAATTCGGTTTCGCTCTGCTGCAAAGCGAATGGCGGGAGAATGCAAAGCATGACGCTGCTGAATAA
- a CDS encoding enoyl-CoA hydratase-related protein — MSKALPVLYERHGEQVAVITLNRPEKKNAINLQMAELIRTYLRQADNDDSVRAIVLAGQPAVFSAGMDVDAFRQGELPIVTPEGFGGLIHAQIAKVIIAAVDGIAYGGGFELALACDLIVAGQNARFSFPETGLGLVAAQGGCARLPTRISPYVALDWLLTGRTVGAREALSHGAISRISEGAAREEALRIAEQIAAKDLAASQTVKAIVRQGLARQEAPSFAFQQGPVERLRQAAARR; from the coding sequence ATGAGTAAAGCCCTTCCGGTGCTTTATGAGCGCCATGGCGAGCAGGTTGCGGTCATCACCCTCAATCGGCCGGAAAAAAAGAACGCCATCAACCTGCAGATGGCCGAGCTGATCCGCACTTACCTGCGGCAGGCGGATAACGATGACTCGGTGCGCGCGATCGTTCTGGCCGGTCAACCGGCGGTATTTTCCGCCGGCATGGATGTCGACGCCTTCCGTCAGGGCGAACTGCCCATCGTCACGCCGGAGGGGTTTGGCGGGCTGATCCATGCGCAGATCGCCAAGGTGATCATCGCCGCCGTTGACGGCATCGCGTACGGAGGCGGCTTTGAGCTGGCGCTGGCGTGCGATCTGATCGTCGCCGGCCAGAATGCGCGCTTCAGTTTCCCCGAAACCGGGCTCGGGTTAGTCGCCGCACAAGGTGGATGCGCGCGCTTGCCGACGCGCATTTCCCCCTATGTCGCACTCGACTGGCTGCTAACCGGCAGAACCGTCGGCGCACGGGAGGCGCTGTCACACGGCGCCATTTCCCGTATCAGCGAGGGGGCGGCCCGGGAAGAGGCGCTGCGCATCGCCGAACAGATCGCCGCAAAAGATCTTGCCGCCAGCCAAACGGTGAAGGCCATCGTGCGCCAGGGGCTGGCACGGCAAGAAGCCCCCTCATTCGCTTTTCAACAAGGCCCGGTCGAGCGCCTGCGCCAGGCTGCCGCCCGCCGATAA
- a CDS encoding MFS transporter: MTLADYNGHLVTLCLMATGTFAIGTDAFIVAGVLSDISDTFAVSPAQAGQLISVFALAYMLFAPLTAWLLGNVNRKHILQLALVLFIAGNLACAWATSYLQISLGRVLAALGAACYTPQAAAAAVGLVAEKRRGLAISIVYGGMTLAIALGIPFGTFLAKLIGWREIFLFIALLGAIALLGLSLALRAIAPPGKHSLKERLAPLRQKAVLTTLLITFFAVCSEHIVYSYVSVLLKNTQFGPQAILPLALLVFGIGAVIGNFASGALTDALGSKFVLLFSVAIQTLSLFLLAFYVTSPWWVLAIFLVWGITGWMYLVPIQHHLLSLSKRFGALTVSLNSSVLYAGIAAGGMLGGLTLYALPAYYLPLFSLPLGAIALLLTLLFFRGETGNE; the protein is encoded by the coding sequence ATGACGTTAGCGGATTATAACGGCCATCTGGTCACGCTCTGTCTGATGGCGACCGGCACGTTCGCCATCGGCACCGACGCCTTTATCGTCGCCGGCGTGCTCAGCGACATTTCCGACACCTTTGCCGTCAGCCCTGCGCAAGCGGGGCAGTTGATATCGGTATTCGCACTGGCTTATATGCTGTTCGCGCCGCTGACCGCCTGGCTGCTGGGCAACGTCAACCGCAAGCATATCCTGCAGCTGGCGCTGGTGCTGTTCATCGCCGGCAACCTGGCCTGCGCCTGGGCCACCAGCTACCTGCAGATCTCGCTCGGCAGAGTGCTGGCCGCATTGGGAGCAGCCTGTTACACGCCGCAGGCCGCCGCCGCCGCGGTGGGGCTGGTGGCGGAAAAACGCCGCGGCCTGGCCATTTCCATCGTCTATGGCGGCATGACGTTGGCTATTGCGCTCGGCATTCCGTTCGGTACTTTTCTCGCCAAACTGATCGGCTGGCGTGAAATCTTCCTGTTCATCGCCCTGCTGGGGGCGATTGCGCTGCTGGGCCTGTCGCTGGCGCTGCGCGCCATCGCGCCGCCAGGCAAGCATTCGCTGAAAGAGCGGCTCGCCCCGCTGCGGCAAAAGGCGGTGCTGACCACGCTGCTGATCACCTTTTTCGCCGTTTGCTCGGAACACATCGTCTATAGCTACGTCAGCGTATTGCTGAAAAACACCCAGTTCGGCCCGCAGGCGATCCTGCCCCTCGCGCTGCTGGTGTTCGGCATTGGCGCGGTGATCGGCAACTTTGCCTCCGGCGCGTTAACCGATGCCCTCGGCAGCAAGTTCGTGCTGCTGTTTTCCGTGGCGATCCAGACGCTGTCCCTGTTTCTGCTGGCCTTTTATGTCACTTCCCCCTGGTGGGTGCTGGCCATCTTCCTGGTCTGGGGCATCACCGGCTGGATGTACCTGGTGCCGATCCAGCATCACCTGTTGTCGCTGTCGAAACGCTTTGGCGCGCTGACCGTGTCGCTCAACAGCTCGGTGCTGTACGCCGGCATCGCGGCGGGCGGCATGCTGGGCGGCCTGACGCTCTACGCGCTGCCGGCCTATTACCTGCCGCTGTTTTCGCTGCCGCTCGGCGCCATCGCCCTGCTGCTGACACTGCTGTTTTTCCGGGGAGAGACCGGCAATGAGTAA
- the hemA gene encoding 5-aminolevulinate synthase produces the protein MSVLNILEEKLAETKKQGRFREFLNLERGVQDKPWATSHGHHGERRLNVWCSNDYLAMSHHPKVLLATTEAVNRVGLGTCGARSISGTSVYHSELETLLASAYGKESALLFTTGFGANDATLSTLCDAIPDLIVFSDELNHASMIYGIRYSKAEKKIFRHNDVAHLAELLQAADPARPKLIAFESLYSMDGDFAPLAQIVALAEQYQALTYLDEIHSAGVYGERGLGYAEQLGLLDKITIIQGGFGKSYGAAGGYIAAPRSVVEAVRSWAPAFVFSTSSPAPVVAAALASFKYNLEHDTQRKHLLAIVDHLKTGLRSAGIPLVSADSHILPLRVGDPHRNKHISKVLLDEHDIYVQPVNAPTVPAGSERLRVTPTSAHSHADVETFLAALGRVWAANDLRRAG, from the coding sequence ATGAGCGTACTGAACATTCTTGAAGAAAAGCTGGCGGAAACCAAAAAACAGGGGCGTTTTCGCGAGTTCCTCAACCTTGAACGCGGCGTGCAGGACAAACCCTGGGCCACCAGCCACGGGCACCACGGTGAGCGCCGCCTCAACGTCTGGTGCTCGAACGACTATCTGGCGATGAGCCACCACCCCAAAGTGCTGCTAGCCACCACCGAAGCGGTTAACCGGGTCGGGCTGGGCACCTGCGGCGCCCGCAGCATTTCCGGCACCTCGGTCTACCACAGTGAGCTGGAAACGCTGTTGGCCAGCGCCTACGGCAAAGAGTCGGCGCTGCTGTTCACCACCGGTTTCGGCGCCAACGACGCCACCTTGTCCACCCTGTGCGACGCCATTCCCGATCTGATCGTGTTCTCCGACGAGCTGAATCACGCCTCGATGATTTACGGTATCCGCTACAGCAAAGCGGAGAAAAAGATCTTCCGCCACAACGACGTGGCACACCTTGCCGAACTGCTGCAGGCCGCCGATCCGGCGCGGCCAAAGCTGATCGCCTTCGAGTCGCTGTATTCCATGGACGGTGACTTCGCCCCGCTGGCGCAGATCGTGGCGCTGGCGGAGCAATATCAGGCGCTGACCTATCTCGACGAGATCCACTCCGCCGGCGTCTATGGCGAACGGGGGCTGGGCTACGCCGAACAGCTGGGCCTGCTGGATAAAATCACCATTATTCAGGGCGGGTTCGGCAAATCTTACGGCGCGGCGGGCGGTTATATCGCCGCGCCCCGCTCGGTGGTGGAGGCGGTGCGCAGCTGGGCTCCGGCATTCGTCTTCAGCACCTCGTCGCCGGCGCCGGTGGTGGCCGCCGCGCTGGCCAGTTTTAAATACAACCTCGAGCATGACACCCAGCGCAAGCACCTGCTGGCGATCGTCGATCACCTGAAAACCGGCCTGCGCTCCGCCGGCATCCCGCTGGTGTCGGCCGACAGCCATATCCTGCCGCTGAGGGTCGGCGATCCGCACCGCAACAAACACATCAGCAAAGTGCTGCTCGATGAGCATGATATTTACGTGCAACCGGTCAATGCGCCGACGGTGCCCGCAGGCAGCGAGCGGCTGCGGGTGACGCCGACCTCGGCGCACTCCCATGCCGACGTGGAGACGTTCCTGGCCGCGCTGGGGCGGGTCTGGGCGGCGAACGATCTGCGGAGGGCGGGATGA
- a CDS encoding acetyl-CoA C-acyltransferase, producing MSINDDGVYLIDGTRTAIGAYGGSLAHTRPDDMAATIIRSLLQRNPAAEAKLDEVVLGCANQAGEDNRNVARMAALLSGLDPSVPAITLNRLCASGLDAVIYAAAKIRSGLSELILAGGVESMSRAPYVLSKGDTPFDKGVKLYDTTLGWRFVNPRLAERYGSDPLGITAENVAQRQHISREEQDLFALASQQKARRAIDSGRLAREITPVDVPADRKTTRTFAQDEFPRLSTLQQLQALKPAFSAGGSVTAGNASGINDGAAALLLASGRYVKRQGWQPLAEIGDSAAAGVEPALMGLGPIASTERLLQRGGFTLNDFDIIEINEAFASQVLAALKHWRIDAHDARVNPNGGAIALGHPLGMSGARLVLSAALELRDRQAGNALVTMCVGVGQGLSLNLKAV from the coding sequence ATGAGCATTAACGATGACGGCGTTTATCTGATCGACGGCACGCGCACGGCGATTGGCGCCTATGGCGGCAGCCTGGCGCATACCCGCCCCGACGACATGGCGGCAACGATCATTCGCAGTCTGCTGCAGCGCAATCCGGCGGCGGAAGCGAAGCTGGACGAAGTGGTGCTGGGCTGCGCCAACCAGGCCGGCGAGGACAACCGCAACGTCGCCCGCATGGCGGCGCTGCTTTCCGGGCTGGATCCGTCGGTGCCGGCCATCACCCTCAACCGCCTTTGCGCCTCTGGGTTGGATGCGGTGATCTACGCCGCGGCGAAAATCCGCAGCGGCCTTAGCGAACTGATTCTGGCCGGCGGCGTGGAAAGCATGAGCCGCGCGCCCTATGTGCTGAGCAAGGGCGACACGCCGTTCGACAAGGGGGTGAAGCTGTACGACACCACGCTGGGATGGCGCTTTGTTAACCCGCGGCTGGCGGAGCGCTACGGCAGCGATCCGCTCGGCATCACGGCGGAAAACGTGGCCCAACGGCAGCACATCTCGCGCGAGGAGCAGGATCTGTTCGCGCTGGCCTCGCAGCAAAAGGCCCGCCGGGCGATCGACAGCGGCCGGCTGGCGCGGGAAATCACGCCCGTGGACGTGCCGGCGGATCGCAAGACCACGCGTACATTCGCGCAGGATGAGTTCCCGCGCCTCAGCACGCTGCAGCAGCTGCAGGCGCTGAAACCGGCGTTCTCCGCCGGCGGTTCGGTCACCGCGGGCAACGCTTCCGGCATCAACGACGGCGCCGCCGCGCTGCTGCTGGCTTCCGGGCGCTACGTGAAACGCCAAGGGTGGCAACCGCTGGCGGAGATCGGCGACAGCGCGGCCGCCGGCGTTGAACCGGCGTTGATGGGGCTGGGGCCGATCGCCTCCACCGAGCGCTTGCTGCAGCGCGGCGGGTTCACCTTGAACGACTTCGACATCATCGAGATTAACGAAGCCTTCGCCTCACAGGTTCTGGCGGCGCTGAAACACTGGCGCATCGACGCCCACGACGCGCGGGTCAACCCGAACGGCGGCGCCATCGCGCTCGGTCACCCGCTGGGGATGTCCGGCGCGCGCCTGGTGCTGTCGGCGGCGCTGGAACTACGCGATCGGCAGGCCGGCAACGCATTGGTGACGATGTGCGTCGGCGTCGGTCAGGGGCTGTCATTAAACCTTAAAGCCGTTTAA
- a CDS encoding 3-hydroxyacyl-CoA dehydrogenase NAD-binding domain-containing protein, whose protein sequence is MAESNAAIQSAAIIGAGTMGRGIAYLFAQKGIRTVLYNRNGNTLNQAREYIAQDLNKKVEQGKIALQDKGAVLANLVFTSVFETIADSDLVIETIAEQEQTKLEVLAAIAAAVKPDTLIATNTSSLSLNKLATAVTHSERFIGLHFFNPAPLMKLIEIIPAYFTARATTERCRQLVAALGKRDVVCQATPGFIVNRMARPYYLEGFRLLEEHVARAPQIDRALKAGGHFRMGPLELTDFIGQDINYQVSRQIWQDMQYDPRYTPGHLQRSLVDAGLLGKKNGRSYFAAEENALPVTAATDADVETLRVYGEHPFFTLLQQRAALQWPRLRVEQRPALPGLGPAVQINEAFTVSVTDGRTASQLAELTAADAFVVDVALNYADTAYLVAAHNRHASAANKALFLRLLHTAIPQVEFIKDSPALIVARVLSSLINESVIMVESGVCSREDINVAAVAGVNYADGIFGLLDSLGEKNVRTTLSNLAQLLHAARYAPHYTLLHAAQPALTTTP, encoded by the coding sequence ATGGCAGAAAGTAATGCGGCAATTCAATCGGCTGCGATTATCGGCGCGGGAACGATGGGCAGAGGCATCGCTTATCTTTTCGCGCAAAAAGGCATTCGCACGGTGCTTTATAATCGCAACGGCAATACCCTCAATCAGGCTCGCGAATATATCGCGCAAGACCTGAACAAGAAAGTCGAACAGGGCAAGATCGCGCTGCAGGATAAAGGCGCAGTGCTGGCTAATCTGGTGTTCACCTCGGTGTTTGAGACTATCGCCGACAGCGATCTAGTGATAGAAACCATCGCCGAGCAAGAGCAAACCAAACTTGAGGTGCTGGCGGCCATCGCCGCGGCGGTCAAGCCCGACACGCTGATCGCCACCAATACATCCTCACTGTCGCTTAACAAGCTGGCAACCGCGGTGACGCACAGCGAGCGGTTTATCGGTTTGCACTTTTTCAATCCCGCGCCGCTGATGAAACTGATTGAAATCATCCCGGCCTACTTTACCGCACGCGCCACCACCGAACGTTGCCGTCAGCTGGTGGCCGCGTTGGGGAAACGCGATGTCGTCTGCCAGGCCACGCCGGGGTTTATCGTCAACCGCATGGCCCGCCCCTACTACCTGGAAGGGTTCCGCCTGTTGGAAGAACACGTGGCGCGCGCGCCGCAGATCGACCGCGCCCTCAAGGCCGGCGGGCACTTTCGCATGGGGCCGCTCGAGCTGACCGATTTTATCGGCCAGGACATCAACTATCAGGTCAGCCGGCAAATCTGGCAGGACATGCAATACGATCCGCGCTATACCCCCGGCCATCTGCAGCGTTCGCTGGTCGATGCCGGTCTGTTGGGGAAAAAGAACGGCCGCTCCTATTTTGCCGCCGAAGAAAACGCCTTACCGGTAACGGCCGCCACCGATGCAGACGTCGAGACGCTGCGCGTTTACGGCGAACACCCTTTTTTTACCCTGTTGCAACAGCGGGCCGCGCTTCAGTGGCCACGGCTGCGCGTGGAGCAACGGCCGGCCTTACCGGGCCTGGGGCCGGCCGTCCAGATCAATGAGGCTTTCACCGTCAGCGTCACCGATGGCCGCACGGCGAGCCAGTTGGCGGAGCTGACGGCGGCGGATGCCTTTGTGGTCGATGTCGCCCTGAACTACGCCGACACGGCGTATCTGGTGGCAGCGCACAACCGCCACGCCTCTGCGGCCAATAAGGCGCTGTTTTTACGCCTGCTGCACACGGCAATCCCGCAGGTTGAATTTATCAAGGACTCCCCGGCGCTGATCGTCGCCCGCGTCCTCAGCAGCCTGATCAACGAGTCGGTGATCATGGTGGAAAGCGGCGTCTGCAGCCGGGAAGACATCAATGTCGCCGCCGTCGCCGGCGTTAACTACGCCGACGGCATTTTCGGCTTGCTCGATAGCCTGGGGGAGAAAAACGTCAGGACGACGCTGAGCAACCTGGCGCAGCTGCTGCACGCGGCACGCTATGCGCCGCATTACACCCTTCTACACGCCGCGCAACCGGCGCTGACGACCACGCCTTAA
- a CDS encoding LuxR family transcriptional regulator codes for MDTRTQRLMAEVIGSLADRERFLTQLGPCAEALGFDYFSYIVFSCYPASRPKMLIEGNFSANYLEDYRRQRVYLQDPVIERAHHSTLQFQWDESFYHERPLLWRHMAQFGLCAGWSQSVKDCYGRLGILTFAGKALPEQTPQARAANETFFLWLAQTAHKTLREALISVNDDAIKDVLTLREKDILRWCSEGKTAEEIALLMGVSERTINFHIGNSIKKLSVANKTAATAKAVYLQLI; via the coding sequence ATGGATACCCGCACTCAACGGCTCATGGCGGAGGTGATTGGCAGCCTGGCCGATCGCGAACGTTTTCTGACGCAGCTGGGGCCCTGCGCTGAGGCGTTGGGGTTTGATTATTTCTCCTACATCGTGTTTTCCTGTTATCCGGCCAGCCGCCCCAAGATGCTGATCGAAGGGAATTTTTCAGCGAACTATCTCGAAGATTATCGGCGGCAGCGGGTGTATTTGCAGGATCCGGTTATTGAGCGCGCTCACCATTCCACGCTGCAGTTTCAGTGGGACGAAAGCTTTTATCACGAGCGGCCGCTGCTTTGGCGGCATATGGCGCAGTTCGGCCTGTGCGCCGGTTGGTCGCAGTCGGTCAAGGATTGCTATGGCCGGCTGGGGATCCTGACGTTTGCCGGCAAAGCGCTACCCGAGCAAACGCCGCAAGCGCGGGCGGCAAATGAAACCTTCTTCCTTTGGCTGGCGCAAACCGCCCATAAAACGCTGCGTGAAGCCTTGATCTCGGTGAACGACGACGCGATAAAAGATGTGCTGACGCTGCGCGAAAAAGACATCCTACGCTGGTGCAGCGAAGGGAAAACGGCGGAAGAGATCGCGCTGTTGATGGGGGTGAGCGAGCGCACGATCAATTTCCATATCGGCAACTCGATTAAAAAACTTTCTGTCGCTAATAAGACCGCCGCCACCGCCAAAGCGGTTTATTTGCAGCTGATTTAA